Genomic segment of Nostoc sp. TCL240-02:
ATTTAGAAAATCTTCCTAAATGAATATATTTAAGTTTGTTGCAGAATATGTGGATAGATAAAATTGGTAAAAATTAAATCTGTTGTTTGTTAATAACTAGTGTTTATAAATACAAGCTTCAAATCTATGCTTGTAGTCATTGAAGTAAAATGAGTATATCAAACAAGCCTTTAGGAAAGAGAAAAATTTTATATCTCTGTAGTAAAGTGATATAAAGAACAAGTAAACTCAGATAAAAAAGTAATGTTCAGTATAAATTAGAGCAAAAAGTCCCGTATAGCTAATTTATGCTTTGGCTTATGAGTAAAATGATGAAAGACTAACATCTAAAATTGTAATTCGCCCCATTCTTCACTAAAAAGTGTGATGTGAATAGCCGATGAGTTCTCCCCAACCCCCTCACAAGCCACAAACGTTAATTGGTCAACTGACTCAAGCAGTCCATACTATCCAAGCTAGGGTTGATTTTTCCAAACTGGCGCTCAAGCCTAATGCTAAAGTACCGGAACTCTGGGTACAGGATGCGGGGGCGGATAAAGCAGAGGTATATCCACTGTTGGGCGATCGCTATATTCTCGGTCGTAGCTCCAAATCCAGCGATATCGTCGTCCGTAACCCTGTTGTCAGCCAAATTCACCTATCGCTATCGCGGAATTCTACTCATAGCACACCAGTTTTCGTCATCAAAGACGAAAACTCCACCAATGGCATTTATCGTGGCAAGCGTCGTGTTAATTCCCTAGAACTACGTCACGGTGATATTTTGACTCTAGGTCCCCCAGAACTCGCCGCTTCTGTGCGCCTGCAATACGTCGATCCGCCAGCCTGGTATGTCAAAGCTGCAAGTTGGACAGCTTATGGTGTCGGCGGTGTCAGCGCCTTGTTCGCGTTAGTAATTGGCGTAGAATGGCTAAAATTTTCAGTTAGACCCTTACCTACAGCTACACGCGCTCCAGTAGTTGTTTACGCTCGTGATGGAGCCACCCCATTAAGAGAGCCTCGAACTATCTCTCATGTGGATATGAAGCGTTTAGAGGAATTTGGCCCTTATTTGGCATCTGCTGTAGTAGCTTCAGAAGATAGTCGTTATTACTGGCACTTTGGGGTTGACCCTCTGGGGATTTTACGAGCCGTGTTAATTAATAGCCGCAGTGGAGATGTGCAGCAAGGAGCCAGCACTGTTACACAGCAAGTTGCCCGCAGTTTGTTCCGGGAGTATGTAGGCAGACAAGATACCCTTGGACGTAAATTACGAGAAGCAGTTGTCGCCCTAAAGCTAGAAACCTTTTACAGCAAAGATGAAATTTTGCTGATGTACTTAAATAGGGTTTTTTTGGGGGGAGATACCTCTGGTTTTGAGGATGCAGCCCGGTATTACTTTGATAAGCCGGCTAAAGAATTAACTTTGGCAGAAGCAGCTACTTTGGTAGGAATTTTACCTGCTCCTAACGCATTCGATTTTTGTGGAGATGGGCCAAATAAGCTAGAAGCAGCTGAATACCGGAATCGGGTAATTAAGCGGTTGCTAGAGATGGGCAAAATTAAACCTGAAGATGCGAACCGAGCTAGACGTTCCACTGTTCAAGTTAGCCCTAAAGTTTGTGAACAGCAAGCTAAGACGATCGCTCCTTATTTTTACAGTTACGTCTTCTCGGAACTTGAATCAATCTTGGGCGAGGGAGCCGCAAATGAAGGAAATTATATCATTGAAACCCAGCTAGATCCAGCGATACAGAGCCAAGCTGAATCGGCGTTGCGGAATTCAGTCAACAATAGTGGTGGAAGTTTTAATTTTTCTCAAGGGGCTGTGGTAACTCTTGACTCCAGTACAGGTGGCATCCTGGCAATGGTAGGCGGAACTGATTACAAAAAAAGTCAGTTCAACCGTGCTGTTCAAGCCAAAAGACAACCAGGTTCCACCTTCAAAATCTTTGCTTACACCGCCGCTATTCAACAGGGAATTTCACCATCCAAGAGTTATTCCTGCGCTCCTTTAACCTGGCAAGGCTTCACTTACAAACCCTGTCGTTCAAGTGCTGGCAGTTTAGATATTGCCACCGGGCTGGCTCTTTCAGAAAATCCCATTGCCTTGGGAGTTGCCAGAGAAATCGGGCTGAATAAAGTAGTGGCGATGGCCCAGAATTTGGGAATTAAGTCAAACCTCGATCCGGTTCCAGGCTTGGTACTAGGTCAAAGTGTGGTCAATGTTTTAGAAATGACTGGTGCTTTTGGCTCTATTGGCAATCGTGGAGTGTGGAATCCTCCCCATGCGATTAACCGAATTTTAGATAGTGGTGATTGCAGCGATCGCAATGATATCAAAACCTGCCGTGTAATCTACTCCTTCGACCAAGACCCAGATGCCAACAAACGAGTTTTAACAACTGGTGTAGCCGATGAGATGACTAGTTTGATGCGTGGTGTCATCAGCAGAGGTACTGGTCGTAGTGCTGCCATTGGATTGGGAGAAGCTGGTAAAACAGGCACGACTGATAAAAACGTTGACCTATGGTTCATAGGTTTTATCCCAAATCGGCGACTTGTAACTGGTGTTTGGCTGGGAAACGACAACAATTCCCCCACATCTGGTAGCAGCGCTCAAGCCGCTCAGTTATGGGGAAATTATATGCGGCGGATTACGCGGTAATTGGGAATGAGGAATGGGGAATTGGGCATTGGGCATTGAGTATGGGTAAAAGAATTTAAGTTCCTATTCCCTATTCCCTATGGATTTTAGATAAGCATTAAGCTTGGGTAACAGTTCATCAAGAATTGGTTTAAATCTGCTTACCTGTTCATTTGTCAATAATTGTCTGGCATAGCCTAACCTCAACCAACTGATAGTTTCATACAAAGACCCTCTGGCAATCTTGACAAAACGTCGATTGTCTTGGTCATTGTACCTACCTCTACCTTCTGCGATGTTCGCACAAACACTATCAGCAGACCGAACAATTTGCTTGCCCAGTGTATCTTTAGTGAAATTGTCCCATGCTTTAACAATATGCCAAATTTCATTAGCTAGCTTTTCAGCGAGTTGATAAACTTCTAAGTCCTCAAAATCAGGTCTTCTCACAAAAGTCTATTGATCGTTTATTGATCAATAGTTCCCAATTCCCAATTTCCAATGCCCCATGCCCAATTACTGATATCCCTTCCAAGGCATAACTTCCAGGCTGCCACTAGGCTTGAATATCACTTGGAAGTGGGCGAGGGGTTCTTTATCGTTGGGTGCTGCTACATTGGAGCCGTAGACAGCGTTGAACATCTTCGGAAGGGGTGTTTCCCGGAAATAGTCAAAGGCAACTTGGTTGAGTGGTTCATAGTCAGCAATTACACCATCTTTGTTGACTGCTACCCGATATTTCAAATCTCGCGTAAAGGTGGGTTTGCCACTCCAAGTTTGCCGAACTGTACTATAAAGCTTTTGATTTAAATTTTTGACTATATTAGAGTCAGTAATTTTTGCACCCACTACCTCTGGCGTTTTAGCATATCCCCGCCAAGGGCTAACTTGCAGCACACCTTGGGTAGTAAATACTACTCGAAATTGGGCGATTGGTTCATTGGAAATGGGAGGGCGGGTAGCTGGATTGTAAAGTACGTTAGGCAAAGGAGTTTTACCTACTTCTAGATTCGCCTCTTTATTCACTGCTTTATAACCAACGATCGCACCATCCGCAGCTACACCCAGACGATAAATCAAATCTTGTTGCAATCCTGAGCGATTAGCCCAAGCTGGATGAACTTGGTTGTAAACTTGACGATTCAATGCACGTAACTGGGATGGATCGGTAATTTCTGGAACTGTATTTAAAAGTGCTTCTAAATCTTTGACTGCCGGCTTTGTATTAGCTGTAGGCGTTAGTGTAGGCGTTTCAGCAGCGATGGGTGTTGCAGCAGCTGATGCTGGAGGGGCGATATTGTTTGTAGAACTACTTTGCTCATCTATTTTTGGCTGCGCTGGACGCAGTTGGGGAGGTGGAATCAAGTTAAAGGCGATCGCAGCGACTGCTAAACTTGATACACCCACAGCAGCAGGTACAGCCTGCCTAACCAAAGCTTGACTAGCACCGCCATAGCGTCTGGTAACTGGTTGGAGTTCTAGAGAAAGTTCGGGTAAAGTTTGGGTATCAGCAAAAAACTGATCTACTGCTTCTACTAAATCAAACAACTGCACCGTATTTAAATCTATTTCAATCGGCGGACGTTTGGAATTGTTAGAGTGATCGAATCCCTCTGGAGTTCCTTCGGAATGTATGATTAATCTGTGTCGGTTGCTGTCAACTTTCCGAAACTCTACTAGCTCCGATTCCTGGTTGTGTGCTTGGGGATTTGGTACGCTACTTAAAAATTCTTGGGCATAGCCACTAACAGCCCTCACCAAACTTTCAAAAAATTCTCGCCCTCCAGTTAGGGGCTGATTATAACCAGATAAATAGCATTCTGCATTTACCAATATTGATAATTCCGGGCGCATTTCCTGGAACTGTGCGGCCCTAGTGACATCACTTAACCCTTCTAAAAGCAGTGTACAATTAGGTAGACTGTACTTACGTTGAATATTCATTCCACTTCACCGTCAAAAAGACTAATCCAAAATCGCTGCATTCCAGCTGTACCAGTACAAAATAGTAATTGTCCTAACAAATTTATAGCTAGCTCATCTAATTTTTCATCAGAAGTTAATGCTAGTACACCAGAACGTCGCGCATTCATCCGGCTTTTGAAATGCGCTCTAAACCGCTCTAGGTAATTAGATAGACGCAAGTTCTGTTCCAATGGAATCTGCTTTTCTTCCATTTGTTGACATATCATTAATAACTGGCGAATGACAACAGTTAAACGCCGTGCTATGTAGCAAGCAATGACTACCAGAGCTTTTGCTTCCATGATAGTTAAGGGACGGCGGATATGCGCTCTCCGTAGCGGGTTAGAGCTACGCATCCGCCATAAATTCACCCTGTCTTTAACAATTCCTTTGAGATCCAACTCTTGAGCAAAACTCAAGATTGCTTCCGAACCACCAAGCTCTAAAGCTTCAATTGCCAATAAAATCAGGTCAATTTGCAACCGCGTTCTCCGAGGACAAGTCTTGGAAGCGATCGCAGGATCTGGTAAAGTGTCCAGAATCATCGGCAGTGAATCTTGAGTTGGACTGTTTAACGGCGTTAAACTTGCTGAGACATTCATTCTATAAAATACCTTGTGCGGTTCTAACAGACTAGGTAAAACAAATTTAAGATCGGTAGCCAAGACTTGAACGTTAGACTTGTAGCAGGAGCATGACTACCTGATATATACATTACTTAACTCTTTCTACTCACAGTTTTCCCTATATTGAAATCAAAGTTTTAAAACATAAGTTAATTCACCTCATTTGTTCGCACAATACCTTTTCTAGCTTGGTTTAGATTCTAATTATCGTCAATCAAAGGAGAAGCTTCAGCCCCGACCCCCAGCGTATGACATTATAGTGTACGATTTTTCAGGTATCTGAAATTTGGGAATTGGGGATTGGGAATTGGCCAATAATCAATACTTCTTTTTTCCATACTTACCCTGCTCCTTTTCTTTCCCATTCCCATTCCCTATTCCCCATTCCTCATTCCCCATTCCCTCTTTATGGATTTAAAGTCTCTCGTTCGTGACATCCCAGATTTCCCAAAACCCGGAATTTTATTTCGGGATATTACTACATTACTGCGCGATCCAGAGGGATTGCGATACACTATTGACTTTTTAACACAAAAATGCCATGAAGCTGAAATAAAGCCAGATTATGTAATTGGTATAGAGTCAAGGGGATTTATTTTTGGCTCACCTCTGGCTTATCAATTAGGGGCTGGTTTTATTCCCATCCGCAAAAGAGGTAAGTTACCAGCAGCAGTTCACTCAATTGAATACGATCTAGAATATGGTACTGACTGTCTGGAAATGCATCAAGACGCTTTACATGACAGTAGCCGAGTTTTGATTGTGGATGATTTGATTGCCACGGGTGGAACTGCGAGTGCAACAGCAAAGTTAGTGCAGAAGATTGGCTGCGAATTAGTAGGGTTTGGGTTTATTATCGAGCTACGGGATTTAGAAGGGCGTAAATATTTGCCAGACGTGCCGATTATCTCTCTAATCGAATATTAGTTATTTGTCATTGGTCATTAGTCATTGGTCATTAGCAAAGGACAAATAACAAATAACAAAGGACAAAGGACAAATGACATCTACGAGAATTTCTTTGGACACAGGTCGGGATTGGCTAATTAGGCTAGTTACGAGCGAAACTTTTGTTTATGTGGCAAAGCGGGTATTGCAGGCACTACTGACTTTGTTTTTGGCATCAGTATTATCGTTTTTCATTATTCAACTTGCTCCAGGGGACTATGTAGATACGCTGCGGCAAAACCCGAAGATATCTCCAGAAAGAATTGAGGAAATAAAGCGGCAGTTTGGTCTGGATAAGTCATGGCCAGAGCAATTTTGGCTATGGATATGGCGAATTTTGACAAAAGGGGATTTTGGTACGAGTTTTATTTATCAACGTTCAGTGGCATCGCTGTTGTGGGAAAGAGTACCAGCGACTTTGTTACTAGCGATCGCATCTTTAATTGTCACATGGGCGATCGCTATCCCTCTAGGGATTTTTGCTGCTGTTAACCAAAATAAGCTATCAGACAGACTTTTACAGGTGATTAGCTACGCCGGACAAGGCTTTCCTAGTTTCATCACTGCCTTGGCACTATTGGTTTTAGCCCAAATCACCTCGCCCTTATTCCCCGTGGGTAGCATGACTAGCATTAATCACTCAGAACTGACGTGGTTCGGCAGAATCTTAGATATCGGCTGGCACATGATTTTACCAACGATTGCCCTCTCAATTACTAGTTTTGCTGGTTTACAACGCATCACTCGCGGCGAATTATTAGATGTGCTGCGTCAAGATTATATTCAAACGGCTCGTGCCAAAGGACTGCCAGAAAACCGCGTCATCTATGTTCATGCTCTCCGTAATGCCGTAAATCCATTGATTACCTTATTAGGTTTTGAATTAGCTGGTTTATTAAACGGTGCTTTCATTGCCGAATTTTTCTTTAACTGGCCGGGTTTAGGAAGGTTGACTCTACAAGCTTTACAGGCTCAAGATTTATATTTGTTAATGGCAAGCTTGGTAATGGGTGCAGTGTTGCTGATTGCTGGTAATTTAATCGCTGATTTAATGTTAAAAGCCGCCGATCCACGCATTCGCCTAGAAAATCTCAATTAGTCATTTGTCATTTGTCATTTGTCATTGGTTTAATCCCACTCTCCCCATCCCCATCTCCATGCTGTCCGAAGTCTATTACTTGGTGCGCTCAAAAACTGACGGTAATTATCTCATCGCTCGTCCTGACACCGAAACATCAGGTTATTTATTGCTGTTTCAAGAAAACTTTGATGCCCTTAGTTATCTCAACACCCATGCGGCAGAAGTGGCAAATCGCTTTTCTGTTGAATCTATTCCGCGTACACAGTTAGGAAACTTGCTCAAACGTTGGGGTTTTAGCGGTGTGGGTATTGTGAGTGACCCGTTATTGCCAAAAGTTGAGTTTTTGCAGCACAGCTAAAAATTGCTAACAGTAAGCAATTACGGCAATTATGCGAACTTATGTTAAGTAAATAAGGAGGCAATCGCACAATTAAAATCAGGCAATATAGGTGAATTCAACTCATCACTATTGAACAAGGTAGCAACTAATTTTAAACTCGCTTTTTCACGCCGATAAACTTCCACCTGTTGGTTGCGCCAATCCACAATCCAATATTCCCTAACACCTCTTGCTGAGTAAAGCTTTAGTTTAAATTCCCTATCCCGCTTTTCGTTCCCAGTACCAGCAGATAGAACCTCTACTACCAGTTCTGGCGCACCAGTCAAATGCCCCGCCTCGTCTAAAATCAGGGGCAATCTCTCATTGCTAGCCCAGACAACATCAGGAATCACATTATCATTATCGCCAAAAATTATGCCTGGAGCAGGTACGACTTGGCCCAAAGAAGTAGCTTGTGACCAGGTATCCAATGGAGCAATAATTCTGGCACAGACTTTTTGATGATTCCAGTGAGGCGCTCTGGTCACAAACAATTCTCCGTCAATAATTTCATAGCGGTTTCCGTTATCTGGAAACAACTCTAAATCGGCGGTAGTCCAGCGCACTCTTTCAGATATTGGCTGGTTCATAAACCATATTTGTTAGGGGATTTACCTATTTTAAACGGATTGGGGATTGGGCATTGGGCATTGAGCAAAACAGTTCCGTTAGCGGTAGCGGGGCGTTTAGCCTGTGAAGAGTTAGGAGTTACGAATTCTCCCCCTGCTCCCTCATCCCCTATTCCCCACTCCCCCAATCCCTTACACCACTACCTTTTCTAAACTCAACTTAGAACGCTTCACTTGCTCAGGAATCGTTACTGGATAATCTCCAGTAAAGCAGGCAGAGCAGAAACTATTGGTGTCTTCTCGTGTCGCTTCTAGCATTCCTTCCCAACTCAGATAGGCAAGGCTATCTACTTCCAGTTGCTTGGCAATTTCCGCTACTGACTTGGTAGCAGCAATCAACTGATCTTGAGAATCGGTGTCGATGCCGTAGAAGCAAGGATGAGTTACTGGCGGAGAGGAAATTCGCATGTGTACTTCCACTGCACCCGCTTCACGCAAGGTTTTGACTAGTTTACGGCTGGTAGTACCCCGTACAATCGAGTCATCTA
This window contains:
- a CDS encoding DUF4335 domain-containing protein, coding for MNIQRKYSLPNCTLLLEGLSDVTRAAQFQEMRPELSILVNAECYLSGYNQPLTGGREFFESLVRAVSGYAQEFLSSVPNPQAHNQESELVEFRKVDSNRHRLIIHSEGTPEGFDHSNNSKRPPIEIDLNTVQLFDLVEAVDQFFADTQTLPELSLELQPVTRRYGGASQALVRQAVPAAVGVSSLAVAAIAFNLIPPPQLRPAQPKIDEQSSSTNNIAPPASAAATPIAAETPTLTPTANTKPAVKDLEALLNTVPEITDPSQLRALNRQVYNQVHPAWANRSGLQQDLIYRLGVAADGAIVGYKAVNKEANLEVGKTPLPNVLYNPATRPPISNEPIAQFRVVFTTQGVLQVSPWRGYAKTPEVVGAKITDSNIVKNLNQKLYSTVRQTWSGKPTFTRDLKYRVAVNKDGVIADYEPLNQVAFDYFRETPLPKMFNAVYGSNVAAPNDKEPLAHFQVIFKPSGSLEVMPWKGYQ
- a CDS encoding ABC transporter permease, producing MTSTRISLDTGRDWLIRLVTSETFVYVAKRVLQALLTLFLASVLSFFIIQLAPGDYVDTLRQNPKISPERIEEIKRQFGLDKSWPEQFWLWIWRILTKGDFGTSFIYQRSVASLLWERVPATLLLAIASLIVTWAIAIPLGIFAAVNQNKLSDRLLQVISYAGQGFPSFITALALLVLAQITSPLFPVGSMTSINHSELTWFGRILDIGWHMILPTIALSITSFAGLQRITRGELLDVLRQDYIQTARAKGLPENRVIYVHALRNAVNPLITLLGFELAGLLNGAFIAEFFFNWPGLGRLTLQALQAQDLYLLMASLVMGAVLLIAGNLIADLMLKAADPRIRLENLN
- a CDS encoding Uma2 family endonuclease, whose protein sequence is MNQPISERVRWTTADLELFPDNGNRYEIIDGELFVTRAPHWNHQKVCARIIAPLDTWSQATSLGQVVPAPGIIFGDNDNVIPDVVWASNERLPLILDEAGHLTGAPELVVEVLSAGTGNEKRDREFKLKLYSARGVREYWIVDWRNQQVEVYRREKASLKLVATLFNSDELNSPILPDFNCAIASLFT
- a CDS encoding adenine phosphoribosyltransferase codes for the protein MDLKSLVRDIPDFPKPGILFRDITTLLRDPEGLRYTIDFLTQKCHEAEIKPDYVIGIESRGFIFGSPLAYQLGAGFIPIRKRGKLPAAVHSIEYDLEYGTDCLEMHQDALHDSSRVLIVDDLIATGGTASATAKLVQKIGCELVGFGFIIELRDLEGRKYLPDVPIISLIEY
- a CDS encoding DUF3038 domain-containing protein; the protein is MNVSASLTPLNSPTQDSLPMILDTLPDPAIASKTCPRRTRLQIDLILLAIEALELGGSEAILSFAQELDLKGIVKDRVNLWRMRSSNPLRRAHIRRPLTIMEAKALVVIACYIARRLTVVIRQLLMICQQMEEKQIPLEQNLRLSNYLERFRAHFKSRMNARRSGVLALTSDEKLDELAINLLGQLLFCTGTAGMQRFWISLFDGEVE
- a CDS encoding four helix bundle protein, whose product is MRRPDFEDLEVYQLAEKLANEIWHIVKAWDNFTKDTLGKQIVRSADSVCANIAEGRGRYNDQDNRRFVKIARGSLYETISWLRLGYARQLLTNEQVSRFKPILDELLPKLNAYLKSIGNRE
- a CDS encoding transglycosylase domain-containing protein, translated to MSSPQPPHKPQTLIGQLTQAVHTIQARVDFSKLALKPNAKVPELWVQDAGADKAEVYPLLGDRYILGRSSKSSDIVVRNPVVSQIHLSLSRNSTHSTPVFVIKDENSTNGIYRGKRRVNSLELRHGDILTLGPPELAASVRLQYVDPPAWYVKAASWTAYGVGGVSALFALVIGVEWLKFSVRPLPTATRAPVVVYARDGATPLREPRTISHVDMKRLEEFGPYLASAVVASEDSRYYWHFGVDPLGILRAVLINSRSGDVQQGASTVTQQVARSLFREYVGRQDTLGRKLREAVVALKLETFYSKDEILLMYLNRVFLGGDTSGFEDAARYYFDKPAKELTLAEAATLVGILPAPNAFDFCGDGPNKLEAAEYRNRVIKRLLEMGKIKPEDANRARRSTVQVSPKVCEQQAKTIAPYFYSYVFSELESILGEGAANEGNYIIETQLDPAIQSQAESALRNSVNNSGGSFNFSQGAVVTLDSSTGGILAMVGGTDYKKSQFNRAVQAKRQPGSTFKIFAYTAAIQQGISPSKSYSCAPLTWQGFTYKPCRSSAGSLDIATGLALSENPIALGVAREIGLNKVVAMAQNLGIKSNLDPVPGLVLGQSVVNVLEMTGAFGSIGNRGVWNPPHAINRILDSGDCSDRNDIKTCRVIYSFDQDPDANKRVLTTGVADEMTSLMRGVISRGTGRSAAIGLGEAGKTGTTDKNVDLWFIGFIPNRRLVTGVWLGNDNNSPTSGSSAQAAQLWGNYMRRITR